In Chryseobacterium oranimense, a single window of DNA contains:
- a CDS encoding GNAT family N-acetyltransferase: MSNIIWKIKTFDEFTVPELYSVLKARIDVFVIEQNCPYPDLDNYDQKAVHIWAEEDGEILAYCRIFDKGIKYEETSLGRVLTTEQARGKNLGRQLIQYAVETIENRFHTSEIKISAQDYLLRFYSGFGFVDTGKKYLEDDIPHTEMIRK; encoded by the coding sequence ATGAGTAATATAATCTGGAAGATTAAAACCTTTGATGAGTTTACGGTTCCTGAGCTGTACTCGGTCTTAAAGGCCCGTATTGATGTTTTTGTGATTGAGCAGAACTGTCCTTATCCTGATCTGGATAATTACGACCAGAAGGCTGTACATATCTGGGCCGAAGAAGACGGGGAAATCTTAGCCTACTGCAGGATTTTTGACAAAGGAATCAAGTATGAGGAAACTTCTTTGGGAAGAGTGCTAACCACTGAACAGGCAAGAGGAAAAAATCTTGGAAGACAGCTTATCCAATATGCTGTAGAAACTATTGAAAACCGTTTTCATACTTCTGAAATTAAGATCTCGGCGCAGGATTATTTACTAAGATTTTATTCCGGGTTCGGGTTTGTAGATACAGGAAAGAAATATCTTGAAGATGATATTCCACATACGGAAATGATCAGAAAATAA